Proteins from one Prevotella sp. E2-28 genomic window:
- the fabG gene encoding 3-oxoacyl-[acyl-carrier-protein] reductase has translation MGLLEGKTALITGAARGIGKAIALKYAAEGANIAFTDLQVNEETEKEIAALGVKAKSYASNAADFAQTEEVVKAVKEEFGSIDILVNNAGITKDGLMLRMTEQQWDAVIAVNLKSAFNFIHACVPVMMRQRGGSIINMASVVGVHGNAGQANYAASKAGLIALAKSIAQEMGPKGIRANAIAPGFIETAMTAALPEDVRNEWKQKIPLRRGGQVEDIANVATFLASDLSSYVSGQVIQVDGGMNM, from the coding sequence ATGGGATTATTAGAAGGTAAGACTGCACTGATTACTGGTGCAGCACGCGGTATCGGAAAAGCTATCGCACTGAAGTACGCCGCTGAGGGCGCAAACATCGCATTCACCGACCTGCAGGTCAATGAAGAGACAGAGAAAGAGATTGCCGCTCTTGGTGTAAAGGCTAAGAGTTATGCATCAAATGCTGCTGACTTCGCTCAGACTGAGGAAGTGGTAAAGGCCGTAAAAGAAGAATTTGGTTCAATTGATATTCTTGTTAACAATGCAGGCATCACCAAGGACGGTCTGATGCTTCGCATGACAGAGCAGCAGTGGGATGCTGTTATTGCCGTTAACCTGAAGTCTGCATTCAATTTCATCCACGCTTGTGTACCCGTCATGATGCGTCAGCGTGGTGGTTCTATCATCAACATGGCCTCTGTAGTAGGTGTTCACGGTAATGCCGGTCAGGCTAACTATGCAGCCTCTAAGGCTGGTCTGATTGCTTTGGCTAAGAGTATTGCTCAGGAAATGGGTCCCAAGGGTATCCGTGCCAACGCTATCGCTCCTGGTTTCATTGAGACCGCTATGACTGCAGCCCTGCCCGAGGATGTTCGCAACGAATGGAAGCAGAAGATCCCCCTCCGTCGTGGTGGCCAGGTAGAGGATATCGCCAACGTAGCAACATTCTTGGCTTCTGACCTGTCAAGCTATGTAAGTGGACAGGTTATCCAGGTTGACGGTGGCATGAATATGTAA
- a CDS encoding TetR/AcrR family transcriptional regulator gives MSISKTRQLLVDVARQLFAKNGLESTTMNDIAQASGKGRRTLYTYFKSKEEIYYAVIETELERLSDKLDEVAARKISPQDKVIELIYTHLSMIRETVVRNGNLRAEFFRNIWMVEKVRRHFDDAEVELFRKVFAEGKECGEFDIENVDLVADITHYCIKGLEVPYIYGRIARGMTEEATKPQVAKFVYGALGKKNKI, from the coding sequence GTGTCAATTTCAAAAACTAGACAACTGCTTGTGGACGTGGCGCGCCAACTATTCGCCAAAAACGGACTAGAGAGCACTACGATGAACGATATTGCGCAGGCTTCAGGAAAAGGCCGTCGCACGCTCTATACCTACTTCAAATCGAAGGAGGAAATTTATTATGCCGTTATTGAGACCGAGTTGGAACGTCTGAGCGATAAACTTGACGAAGTAGCTGCTCGCAAGATCAGTCCGCAAGACAAGGTTATCGAACTGATTTACACCCATCTGAGCATGATTCGTGAGACTGTGGTACGCAATGGAAACCTGCGTGCAGAGTTCTTCCGTAATATCTGGATGGTAGAGAAGGTGCGCCGTCATTTTGACGATGCCGAGGTAGAATTGTTCCGCAAGGTATTTGCTGAAGGAAAGGAATGTGGCGAGTTTGACATTGAGAATGTGGACCTTGTGGCAGATATCACGCACTATTGTATCAAAGGACTGGAGGTACCTTATATCTACGGACGCATAGCCCGCGGCATGACTGAAGAGGCCACCAAGCCTCAGGTAGCCAAGTTCGTATATGGTGCACTTGGAAAGAAGAATAAGATTTAA
- a CDS encoding RluA family pseudouridine synthase produces MEVVYEDNHIIIVNKQSGEIVQGDKTGDRPLSEIVKDYIKEKYHKPGEVFLGVVHRLDRPVGGLVVFARTSKALTRLNKMFAEKDNIKKTYWAIVEKPKMKDERCELTHWLVRNEQQNKSYAYDHEVPRSKKAQLRYRVLTQGDNYDLVEVELLTGRHHQIRCQLSAIGRPIKGDLKYGAKRSNPDGSISLQSHRIEFVHPVSKETILIEAPIPNDPLWKALAGDK; encoded by the coding sequence ATGGAGGTCGTTTACGAGGACAACCATATTATCATAGTAAACAAACAGAGCGGGGAGATCGTACAGGGAGACAAGACTGGCGATCGCCCCCTCTCTGAAATTGTTAAGGATTATATCAAAGAGAAATACCACAAGCCAGGCGAGGTATTCCTGGGTGTGGTACATAGGCTGGACCGTCCTGTGGGCGGCCTTGTTGTTTTTGCACGTACCTCAAAAGCCCTAACTCGACTGAACAAGATGTTTGCCGAGAAGGATAACATCAAGAAGACATACTGGGCCATCGTGGAAAAACCAAAAATGAAAGATGAAAGATGTGAACTTACTCACTGGCTGGTGCGCAATGAGCAGCAGAACAAGAGTTATGCATACGACCACGAAGTACCCCGTTCAAAGAAAGCGCAACTACGCTACAGGGTGCTGACCCAGGGTGACAACTACGACTTGGTAGAGGTAGAACTGCTGACGGGCCGTCATCATCAGATACGTTGCCAGTTGTCTGCTATCGGTCGCCCCATCAAGGGGGATTTGAAATACGGCGCAAAGCGGTCTAACCCTGACGGAAGTATCTCGCTACAAAGTCACCGCATAGAGTTCGTTCACCCAGTAAGCAAAGAGACCATTCTTATAGAGGCGCCCATCCCTAAC